The nucleotide sequence gaggagtctgcctcttttggggtttcgagcttgctggattcaatgccttctttcacgtatagagcgactccgccaccaatacgtccttccctgtccttccgatatagtttatatccagggataaccgtatcccactggttttctccattccaccaggtctccgttatgctcactatatcaatgctctcctctaagaccaagcactccagttctcccatcttggtttgcaggctcctagcattagcgtacaggcacttgtaagcagtgtctctcttcaagtgtctttggcacttgtggttaggcctgtggtaattttgctcttctgaatttatatcctgtgcccctgctctcacaatgcctacttctaggcctaccccttttaaaatttcatcatttctttggtttttatcccaggggggaggtttattccgaaccggacctttctcagctcctgtcgggtttcccccctcagtcagtttaaaagctgctctgccacctttttaattttaagtgccagcagtctggttccattctggttcaagtggagcccgtcccttttgtacaggcccggcttgtcccaaaatgttccccagtgcctaacaaatccaaacccttccacccgacaccatcgtctcatccacgcattgagactgcgaagctgggcctgtctggctggtcctgcgtgtggaaccggtagcatttcagacaaagccaccttggaggtcctggctttcagcatcctacctagcaacctaaattttgcttccaggacctcacggctgcatttccccatgtcgttggtgccaacgtgcaccacgaccactgactccttcccagcactgtctaccaaactatctaaacgacgggcgatatccgcaaccttcgcaccaggcaggcaaaacaccttgcggtctacacgcccatcacacaccccactgtctatgttcctaatgatcgaatcacccactacaaggatccctccaccccctggagatatatcctcggcacgagaggatagctgctcatcccccaaggaatgggtcccttctaagggatcgtttccctcttcctcagctggatgctctccttccccaagatcatcattgtccatgatagcaggaaagctatcatcgttggagtgggacacagctataacgtccctgaaggcctgctccacacacctctctgcctctctcagcttttccaggtctgccaccttggcctcaaggaaatgaagtcgttcccggagagccaggagctcattgcaccgagagcacacccacgacttctgtccaacaggcagatagtcgtacatgctgcaggcggtgcaaaacactggaaagcccccacacccctgctggcttcttacctgcatagttttgtttaaggtttattacgtcgatgggttggagactgcggtttagttgaggtcagggaacagacgggcagagtggggggccctggcctcctcgccctgctgccgaactcgctctgctgcttaactctccttgacgcttcgtcagctggggctccctctagctcgtggagcaggctccctcgctagggtgctctgactttatatgtgtggctggttcctcccagctactgctgccagccaatgatgtgttacttgagtctgatggctatcagctggggcttaactctttagtattctctcaggcttccttcctgagcgaggggcggggctgtttaagcttttggctgcttttaatctcagcaaggggctgcgccttccaggcaaagttatttcactttggacagtcatggcttctctcaaagaatcctgggaagtgtagttagtgaagggtgctgagagttgctaggaggcgccctgttcccctcatagaccttcagtcagagtggctgactgttaaaccagtctggccactggagctctgtcagtggaataggagtctcctctcagcccccttcacaaactacacttcccagcattctttgagggaagccatgactgtctcactgaaatcaaagtctggtgtgggtatggccctctgattaggcaagcccagcagctgagagtctggcatttagaacactgacagttggttcttactgagcatgcccgacattataattgggttcaaggcaaaatttattaaattaattaaaaatcaaccaggcatttttttaacttttaaactgcagaagatgaaggtcagagtatggggcaaggtcattaacaggattacaggtactctgtgaacatggctgctttttaatgaatttcaacagattatgagaactctggcagaaaaaagtccaaaagagctctgggttttttttctctctttttagactttgaactctctattctctctgactgttttttgtatcgccatgaaaattgaaagggttgttaagcaagcgtttctgagttcaagactataagttttgtaaggttttgttttgaaatgagcttatgggaagcatcagaacggcatgggggtattttcaatttaacattgtggaatgtgaaaaatccactctgactatagtatacagccacgagagtggctgtataatacatgatCTTAGGTTACAGATTTGGGTATGGGAAGGGATTTATATTCTTTTTCTGCTTTTCATGTCCTTTGTAGGTTGACTCAGGTCAGATGCAGCCGATACAGTCCTATTTACCTTGAGCCAGAAGTGAACAAAGAAGTGTATCGTAAACCTCCAGAACTACTATCggaggaggaaaaaaatgaaTGGGAACTCAAAACAGTCCGACCTATAAAAGCCGCCCTTTCCAATGTCAGCAGCTCTGTATTTTATGATCCACTGATCAGGTCTGAATGCTGTCATACATGACTAAATTTAGTCTTTACACCTATGTTTACCACTTAAAgaaatctcattgatttcatGGACTAATTTAGTTGGCCAAAGTATATTGGGTAGAAATATTAACAACAATTACTAGAAATAGCCAGGAGGTACAGCATTAAGATGTCCTGAAGTACTGGGGCTTATTATgtagtaatttattttaatgtggaCCAATCTAGAACACCCAAGAGCTTTTCATACTTTTATCTTCAACACAAGTAATATTCCTTGAGAGGTTTTTCACCTCCCAGGTTTTGCTCTGAAACACAAAGCAGGGCAGGGATGCAAGAATAATTTGCAGTGACAACACTTTCTCTATAACTTTTTCTATCCCCGATTTTGTATGCATCTGCTGGCTGCTGTCGGAGACTGGATGCTAGGTCTGAACTGTGCTCTGACCCTCTTTGACAGTGCTTCTGTTCTTTGCCACTTAGGGCTATAGGTTTTGGTGGCTTGTGGGGAGGTTTTCCTTTACCACCAAGCACCACTACACAAGGAAGGAGTTTCTGACACCTTTACCAGAGGGCATTGTGTGGCAGCTGAAGCATAGaggttcatggaggatgaggagaTGTCACGACCTGTttctgcattggttgctgctgCCCCACTCAGCAGCCACATGCCTGCATGATGCTGAGGAAACAGCTTCAGCTGCTGCCTTGTGATGCCCTGTTGCAATGCATCAGTAAGGATGTTACATCCCCCTCCCACAAGCAACAGCACTCAGTGGCAGAAGCTGATAGCTCTCCAGCAAACTGCCACTCACAAAATTGCAGTTACTGGTCTTCCTCTCTAGGAATGCAGCAGGTGGATTCAAAGCAGATTTTGAGAAACTGGTACTGTTCCCCCCAAACTCTGAAAATGCCATCATGGTTGATATGTGTAATGGCAGAGTGGGGGGATTTTATGTTGTGGCGATGATACCAGGAATGCCAGTGCAATCACATTTGTATTTGTCATTACAGCAAATTCACTAGTATGATGATGAAGGGAGGGAATAAAATTTTGGCCAGATCCATCATGAATCAGGTAAGAAATTAATGTTTCAGGTTACTGCCCTCCCTCCCATTATTGCCACTGTGACAAAGAGTTTAAAGGCCATGTATAGAAAGTGCCTGTCCCTGTTTTAGTCATTTCATCATTGTCCTCATGTTCTGCATCTCCATATCTCTTTCATCTGCCATCTTCCTTCTGTTAGAGGCCTTGCAAACAGAATGCCAAATTCTCTCGTATCACAAACCATATGTAGCTTCTGTCATTTATTCTTATAAAGAGGGGAAGTACTTTGCAGGCCTGCAGTTGTGCGTCACATTGTGAaatttctctctcagccttaaATGTAGTGCAAATCAGGAACTTTCAGCTTTCTTTAAGGGCCCTTGAGGTAAAGACGCTTGGGGTAAAATGCTGCAGATATAATCTATTAGTGGCTCTAAGACTTCAGCAAGTCTGGGTCAGATTTCCAGTAGTCTTGAAGGAAATTTGTTTATAAATTGCAGTCTTAgcagaaaaagtcctcaaagtgAAACACTTAGGTTACACTGACTGGGATGCATGAGCAAGGGTAACTTCATTCTGTGGTTGTGCAAATCCTGTTGCTAACTGAGTTCTTCACAGAACGGAATGGGGGCTcttatttttacatttgtttactatTAAGACTTTAGAAACCATTAAGAGGACGCAACTCGAGAAGTACTATAAagcagaagagaaggaaaaaggaagcaTTGAATGTAATCCATACACCATCTTCCACCAGGCCCTAAGCAACTGTCAGCCTGTCATTGGGGTGACTAATATCCAGAAAGGAGGCAAAACCTACCAGGTAAGCAATATTAAAAACTAAAACTATCTTTGGCAGGTGTAGGGAAgctttggccttccaggtgttcctgaactacaactcccatcattcctggccattggccatgcttgctgctggggctgataggagctgtagttcagcaacacctggaaggccaaaggttctccacacctgatctAGCACAACCCTGACTGGTTGGCTTATCTTTTCCCCAAAGGTGGAACCACTATGTTCATTGTGGATTAGCATTAAGAAACCCCAGTAGTCCAGATTTCCACTGAACTGAAAATCGGCAGGGAAGGCACTTCAACTTCTATCTATGTATCCAGTTTTAGAGTATGCTCTGCTGCAGTTGGGAGTCAAACAAGATATCCTTTACTTGTAGCACAGATTTAATTGATTTTGACAGCAATTCCATAGTATAATGGGCCACATCATTTTTCTTTTGAGTCATTTTGAAGTTGTATTGAAAGATCTCTAGTGGTTTGCAGATGTGTGTATTACAGGTCTGTAATGTTCTACATACACACGAGCTTGAAACATCCTGAGAATTTTTCAGGTTTCAGTTTGAAAAGCTTATGAGGTTGCTAAAAAAATGGGTGTGGCTGGGCAGTATCCCTTTAAGGCTCAGCAACCACAGGGTGCAGGATAGGGACAGAAATCACAGGGCTataattaggcagagtgaggtggctgcctctaAGAGCTGATTTTGGATATCATAAAAGGGTAGCCAATTGTTAGCTATTTTATTATTAACACCAAGAGGGGAaaaggtgcttgtgggatttcctGCCttgggtgccaaaataacttcgCTAGCCTAGGATACAATGCAGTTTAACTTTGCGGGGAGGGAATCATGTCCTGctgtgcctcaggcagcaaaatgtcttagaccAGCTCTGTTGGGTTACCGTCAACCATTTTGTTTTTGTAACTTCTGCTCTCAGTCTTGGCAGCCTTGACTTTTCCACTACAATAGTTgtccaaaaatatgcaacagttTTGAAACCGAAATAAATGTATGCAGGGTATTTAAGCATTCCTAATTCTGTGCTAAATGAATTTAATATAAAGTTATGTTCATccctgttggggtgtgtgtgtttttttgcctCTTGCAGGTCCCAACCCCTTTGTCAGATAACCGGCGGCGCTTTTTAGCCATGAAGTGGATGATTACCGAATGCAGGGAAAAGAAACACAGGCGGACATTAATGCATGAAAAACTTTCCCAAGAGCTTCTGGCGGCCTTAAACAATGAAGGGCCAATCATAAGGAAAAAGCATGAGATGCATAAGATGGCTGAGGCTAACAGGGCCTTTGCTCACTTTCGGTGGTGGTAGAGAATGGCCGCTGCAGCATATGGTGGCTGAGACTTTGTTACAAAACAGGGAAAGCAGATTTATTCCATATTCCTTTCTTTGTATATCACCAGCTTGGGAGGGCTATGGCCCATTTTTCAACTGGCTCTTTGAAAAAGAAATGATCTAAAGAAAATCTTAGCTGAAATAAAATGTCTCAACTTTCTGACTTGCATCAGCTAAAAGTTCAGGTTACTTCATTTTCACATGACCTGGTCAATACAGGACAtacatatatgcattttggttgcTCTGTGTAGCATTTCAGGCCCTTTCAAGACAGAGGGTTTGTTCATGATGCAGAATGACCTTCTTAATTTTCAATCTTCAGAGGATTGTAAGAGACAAGTTGTGATTTTGTATTTCTTAGCAGTGTCTTGGCAGCACTCTAGATTGAAGTAGAACCAAACTGAACATTAACAATGGTAAAGATGGAAAGCACATTCTGATGCTTTTCCCCTGTATCTCTTGTGAATTGTTTTCCTCTCTGCAATGCTTTTGTGCCATGGGTTGACACTGGCATGTGAGGGTGAACAAACATCTAAGTTAAAACTGATACCTCATTGAAAGGGGGGTTAACTTTGAAATACTGTATGAATAGCCTTTATTTGGCCTGATTTACACATGCCTATCTATCCATCATGTGCTTAAAAGTTCCATTCCAGTATTTTATCTATGATGGCTCATTTAATCATGCAAGCCATCACTTGATGTTGCGgtcatcaagtgatgaacatGCACGACAAGGCCAAGGAAGCTAATACTGTAGAAGTGCAAATTACTGTATCTATACATAGTATATCAATTAGACAGCTGAAAGCTAGTATAACCTAGTGGGTAGATGCGTTCACATTGCATCTAAACTGTGGCTTGCTGATCTCTTAACACTTTCATCTGTAGAATGGGGTGCAAATGCCCTGCTGTTCAAATTTGTTTTGAGAATGCTGGCGATAAGGATTGCAAAACTCTTAGCACATAAGAGCTCTATAAATGATTATAATGTATAAATAAATTGCAGCCCCATTGTTGACACTCATAGCAAATGTTCTCATGGTTAAACACTGCCACTTGTTCCTTTACAAAGAATGGTCTCCATATACACCATAAAGCAGTCTTGCAAACAAATTCACATAAGCTAGTagtcattttctctttttttgactAGTTTCCCAGACTCCGTAATACCTGTAGCCAATTTGGGCCTGAAAGAAAAAACCAACTAATTTTTGTGAAACTTTCTTTACCTGGTCATGAGACAATTCTTGATGGCCATAGGCAACCAGCCAAGTGACTATATATAACCCTGCCATAAAGTAGCTTCTTGTCTAGTATGGCTACTTGATGGAAGGCAACAAAAGAGTATATGCAGAAgtgtaaaacatttattttttaaagttccaAAGAGAACCAACTTTCTTAACAGAAATATACAATACTGTAGTTCAAAGTTGCTGTTGTATAAAAGTTACAAAATCAGTTTCTAGGTACGTGTTCTCAAGGGAACAATTCTGCTGTGGTAAGAGGCTTTGGAACAGTGTGTTGGCTTAACACCTCCTATAGACAGAAGGCACTGCCTTTAGTTGTTAGATATACCTGAGTTGGCCAgtagtggagaggaaaggagtaaGAGCATACTGGGGGCTGCAGATTGTAAAGTATTTGCGTAGTATCTTCTTGCAGCTACGGAAGGATCAATCTACTCATGATAGCatcttattaaaaagaaaatgctgCTGAAGTCTAAGTTGGCATCCACAAACTCCAGCGTGCCTTTTCAAAAGCATTAAGGACCACTCCTGGGGCCAATAGCTGGGCATCAGTGTTTACAATACTCTATGACTAAGCTACACCATAGCCATGAAATTTCCCCCCAGATCTCAGCAGATCATTATGTACATAAGAagttccctgctggatcagaccacaagCCTAtgcagtccagcattctgttccctcagtagccaaccagatgcctatgggcaaCCCACAAGAAAAAcacgagtgcaacaacactctccctacttgtgttcccctgcaattggtattcagaggcagtaaatagccatcatgactagtaaccattggtaaccttatcctccattaatttgtttaaccCCCTCacaaagccatccatgttggcacATCTTTTGGCTGGAATTCCATAAtttatgcactgtgtaaagaagtctGTCCTGAATTGCCCACTACTTAGCTTCATTGACTGACCCTGGGTACTAGTATTATGTAGCTCCTTAAGAATCTAAAAATGTAAGCAAATTAAACAGGGCTGTTATTCTGCAAGAAGCAGAAAGAGGCTGCCCCTCTCTCAATCCTTGGAAATTTTATTGGAAATAAGGCCCCTTCATTTTGATAGCATTTACTTCCAAGTTAAGTGACAAGCAAGCAACATAAGAGGCTCTCCTAGGACTGTCCCACTTCTGTTAGTTGGGTGAGACAACTGAATGCTGTCCATCAAAAATGCCTTGCTTATGCAATGTTAGCATGGCAAATTGAAGAGCTGCCTTGCCCTGCCATGCTACTTTTCTGTGTTTGGGGAGGGTGTTTAATTGCATCGGGGAACATTCTAAAGTAGTTCAGTCCTGAACCAGCTATTAGTGAAATACGTGCCCTACGCTTACTTCCGCTTTCAGGTGTCTTATTTTCCTGTGGCAAAGCACAGGGGCGGCACTCCTTGCCTTTCCAGTTAAGCCATTTGTGGAAACAATGCATATTATTTTTAATCTAATAATCTGTTACAAAAGTATTTCCActctggctttttaaaaacaacaacacagaagtAGTGAGTATGGCAAAAATGTGGAATTCTCTGTTGTTGGTTGTTACTGGAAAGAAAACAAGCACATGAATGAAGCATTTTTCTTTGATTTCAGAACAGTGGTAAAGTTGTTCTGACACAACTTGTGTCATAGTGACGGCCAGTAGAGCAAATGGGACTGCTGAAAGCATTATAAGGGGGTTACAAGGCAGCAAATTGAAATGGAAATTGTGCTTTGATTACAGAATCGCCTTCCCTCAACCAAAGGGCAAACTGAGATCAGCTAAGGAAGAGATCGTAAAATAACAAACTGCCACATGCAAGCTGGAGAGAAAGACAGATTCTTAGTGCTTGTGCTTTTAGAGTAAACAAGATTATCATCAGGCTGGTTTTAAACCATTGCCTTTTTGTTTTTAGGTTGCATACATTAAAATGGAGCATATAAAAGAAAGCCCTAAGAGAGAACAACCCTGTGTCAAATGCCAGTCCAGTTTGCAACAGTGATTAATACAGTTCCCTATTTAGTGCAATACAATGGGAGCAGCAGTGGCAAAATGCGACCATTTTTTGTACCCCTCCCAGCTCCCCAATTTTAAATACCGCATGAGAACTATCAAGGGAGCAAGTTATATGTTCTATGTACAAAAAGTGCTGGTGGGGGGAGGCATTAAAAATAATTGTAGCTTTTTGTTATGTGAAGTTTGCTGGTGCAGCGAGTCAGAGCAGAAATACAAACTCTGCCTCTGGGCAGCATGAGCCGGTGCAAGCAACCAACTGCTCAATCTGCAACCTCACTGTAATAGTACTTCTGGGCTGCATGTGTCATTTTCCAGTCGGCGGCCCGAAACTCAATGATCTCAAGCAGGAGCAGCTGGGAAAGGGAGGTAAGACCCTCCTGCAGCAGGAAACCATCTCGCAGGAGGGAAAAGAGCTCATCCATCCTTTGGGTGTTCATCTTCTCAAGCTGTTCACCAATGCGGTGCAGCTGCAGCACAAGACAGTCAACCTTAATGGAAGGAAATAAAAATGCTTCTGTAAGAATCCAGTTTTGTAAAGGGGGAGTATTGTCTGCTGCATGAACTTACGCTGGCATCACTAAATCAGAAGAGAAGGAAGATGAGAAAGTAGGTACTTTTTAATCatacaaaaaaagtattttatagTGCTATTgtgcatggcactttacagagGATGGAAGCTTCCAATCAAAATTTGACAGAGGAAACAACGGGAAGGGGTCGTAGCTCAGtgattgcatgcagaagatcccaggtacaATCTATCCCCAAcatcaggcagggctgggagagactccctgtttgaaaccctggagagctgctgccagtcagtgtagatgatcctgagctagagggaccaatggcctgattcagtagaaggcttcctatgttccagtgtAACAGAGGAAGGGAAGCAAACTTGAGGTGGTGTCAATGCAAAGAATACGGAACTGTTTCGGTTCCAAGTCTTTGAGTATGGACCAGCAAGTGACTAGCAGCCTCTGGAAAGATTGTGTGTGCTAAATATACATCTGACTGTTCAAAACCTTCCTACCTGCATAATAATTAACCACTTACAAAGCACCACGTGTCTGTTCTTTCAAAACAAAAAGAACACATTACATATACTTCCTGTatagaatctgaaactgaactTTAGTACTACAATACATCTGAGGTCTCAACTGAGTttgatttaaaatgtaaatagactgccttcaagtcgattcctacttatggtgacccatgaataaggtttttgtggtaaggggtattcggagggggtttactgttgccttcctAGTCaacatatacaggcataccccgcttaatgttgcttcatttaacgttgcctcgctataacgtacatgctccatacgccaccatacccagCTTAACGTTTGCGTGCTTCGCAATAatgtatactttattggcatgacgccgctgccatctagtggtgattgcgtgcagtacaagtgaagacaattgcttcacttaaagtagattttcacttaaagtattcTCTCCGGTCCCactgcgaacgttaaagcggggtatgcctgtatatcgcTTTACATAAAAGAAGTCCTGCAGAGATTTTACTGGGATAATGCAATAAAAATCCactaaaatgaaacaaatatactAAGAGTGTTCAGCTGCAAAAAAATCACCCAACAGCATGGAGCAATGTAACCTGTTGTTCATTTAAAAAAGGCTGATTCACTCACTAGAATGGGCTCTCACATCAGTGTAGGCCTACTTGCCTTTGGCTTACACTTCTTCACCTTTCTCCCGGTTTGTGAGAGTATGGCCTCAAGATCCGTTTTGTCTTCCACACTAATTAATACCACCCTCTGCATTTATTCTCCTAAATCTACCTGAAATTCTGCAATCTGTATAAATGTTCTCCAGAAGATTGTTCCTTGCTCCTTTAGTTTAAAAAAACTCGTTAACTCCTTTCAGGGTTATTTAATGAACGATTAAAAATAGCCAATGTTTAACGACACATTCTCATAACCATGTTTCTCCACCTTAATTAGTGTGAGCAGcaatccctttaaaaaaaatcacaaaagagCACTTAAAAGATTAAGGGGAATTTAGCCTGGATAACACAATAACTTGGATGGGATCCCATTTTCTGACATAAAAATGACCAATCACCAATTATCAAACCAGAGAAGCTATTTTGcaatcatattgcaaaattcctGAAGAAAACTCTAGTGATCCCATAGGTCAACCACTCCAAAGTCAGCAGCAGGTAAAGTATTTGAGAAAGCAGTCCTAGGACCTAGTAGGTGCCTCCATTTCCAGCCTTGAAAGGCTTTAGGTGTTTTCAGCAGTATTGTGACATAGGCTGTAggcagcaagaatggtttttctggctctgttttgaagtgactctgtcctcagctggacacacctcctttccccactgctgacttcagacctttcaggaccacccatagcaaagtgttgggccagtcactgtctctgcctgagcctgcagcaaagtgtttctattggtcacacctggaaggcatatgggttgatctaccagtcAGTTGAGAAATCTGTCTGaagttgaattaaaaaaaaatgcactccagctgatctgatcaggttttagagtaaaaaggggtggagtctgATTGGTGTCATATGCCGTTTTGAGAGGTAGAGCACAACAGTAACTATGCCTTAGAATTGGgactgaagcagcagcagtactTTGTTAAGCAATTCCCTTCACATCCCACAATAGCCACTACCTCCAACTTCAGCTGGTCCTAAGCTGCCTTATGTTACTACCCAGGCTACTTGGCTCTCTTAGAGCTTCCCCTAAAGATTCTGCAGCTAAAGCCctatagcaggagtggggaatctcagaCCCAGGTGCAAATGTggctctctctgtctggcccttggaactttcctCTGGTCACacctcctcaccagccctgctttgcgcctccttgaatgtttttgtctggctggaatgtgcctttgaactctgacaatgcctattgtttgcctggatggagcatAGAGAGGGGTGTcagagagtgtgtgtagaaactagcctcctaAACAAAGGGAAAATTTACATTCAGTGTTCTGctgacttttgcctctgcccccacccacactggcatgtggcccccagaaggttgcccagaagggaatgcagccctcaggctgaaaaaaaagtTCCTCGCCTCTGCCCTATACCTTGTCCATCTTTCAATATTCTTTCACAGCTGCATTCTCACAGGGCAAACTGTTCTTGTCTCTGTTGTGTCTCCAGGGCACTCACCTCTTCCTCTTTCTGCAGGCTATCTGGCTGTGCCAGTTGGAGTAGGCAATCGTAAACTGGGTTCACCAATGCCATCATAGGCATGTTGTTGACCTGTTAATGGGCAGATGGACTTGTCAATTGAAGTTTAGAATCATTAGTGAATTGTTAAATGCTCCCtgcctctttttttggggggggggtgtaaaAATTCCAGAAGACTAGCTGTGTTAACCCTGTTGAAATAAGAACAACTAGAAGcttctgtggcaccttaaaggctaccACAAGTATACTGTGGCATGGCTTACAGCCGTTCTGCATCAGATGCATGGTTATAAGGCACCTGATGAAGCAGATTCTTGCCTTCAAAACTCTTCAGGCATTCTGAGTAAACTCATGAAGAAAGCAAAGGGACCATACGTGCAAGGCCTGCTCCCAATATCGCCATCCCCGCAGAAGATCTTCATGCATTGAGTGCAAAGGTCTGAAAGGGGCTTCTGGCTGCATTCAGCAGAACACAGTTAGATGCCTCTGTGCATTCAGGAGCTCAGACATTCCTCTTGGGTCTGAGGAGTTTGGGTTGGGGCTGGTGCATGCACATCCATGCCTTCTATACACTTTGCCCCACGTGTTGTTCGAATGCCCAAATAAGGCAAAATTTAAGCTATACTATTCTTGACAGTGCCAAAGGATGCtt is from Rhineura floridana isolate rRhiFlo1 chromosome 3, rRhiFlo1.hap2, whole genome shotgun sequence and encodes:
- the MRPS7 gene encoding small ribosomal subunit protein uS7m, which codes for MQKPATNTGGGKAKRADSGSSFDSSQRGPEDRSKMAAPLVEKLGAVRQRLCGPWKVWLPGLTQVRCSRYSPIYLEPEVNKEVYRKPPELLSEEEKNEWELKTVRPIKAALSNVSSSVFYDPLISKFTSMMMKGGNKILARSIMNQTLETIKRTQLEKYYKAEEKEKGSIECNPYTIFHQALSNCQPVIGVTNIQKGGKTYQVPTPLSDNRRRFLAMKWMITECREKKHRRTLMHEKLSQELLAALNNEGPIIRKKHEMHKMAEANRAFAHFRWW